The Achromobacter pestifer genome includes a region encoding these proteins:
- a CDS encoding LTA synthase family protein: MRHSTLIFVVAAFALLTLSRLALAAWQSKRVRDAGGLIPLLLGGLRIDAHQIAVLAALPAVLSPWFGHIPLAATLAGYWYLVAFILLAFLEVATPPFILEYDSRPNRLFVEYLKHPREVSGMLWRGYKGALVGGLAVVGLIGWGAYGLFGHAQPDAQLSWWQMPLASLAIIAIAVLAIRGTLGHRPINPSSVAYSSDGMLNTLALNSLYNVFYAVYSMKNEKSASDVYGGMDDDKMHGLVLAQAGLPNPPANPDYPSLHRQMATRKTARPLNLVIILEESLGAQYCAGLGGADLTPELDALAREAWTFTRAYATGTRSVRGLEAVVTGFLPTPAQAVLKLPRSQRGFFSLADLLGRHGYHSRFIYGGESHFDNMKGFFLGNGFKQIVDRPDFVDPAFVGTWGASDEDMFNQLDRLLREDGDQPTFTLAFSVSNHSPWEYPAGRIQTDGNPATVENTVRYADWALGRFFERAKASPYWENTVFLIAADHDSRVFGASLVPVRHFHIPAVILGAGIEPRRDDRLISQVDLAPTLLSLIGVDTEHPMIGHDLTRSTPGRAIMQYDNTYGYLKEDELLVMAPNKTPLQYRYTAPEEYAPMPLNPDLAAEALAHALWPSWAYREGRYSLPGQAAESSASSEKPAA, encoded by the coding sequence ATGCGGCATTCGACCTTGATTTTCGTGGTGGCGGCATTTGCGCTGCTGACGCTGAGCCGCCTGGCGCTGGCCGCCTGGCAGTCCAAGCGCGTGCGCGACGCCGGGGGGTTGATCCCCCTGCTGCTGGGCGGGCTGCGCATCGATGCGCACCAGATCGCCGTACTGGCAGCGCTGCCGGCCGTGCTGTCGCCCTGGTTCGGCCACATCCCCCTGGCCGCCACGCTGGCCGGCTACTGGTATCTGGTCGCGTTCATCCTGCTGGCCTTCCTGGAAGTGGCCACCCCGCCCTTCATCCTGGAATACGACTCCCGCCCCAACCGCCTGTTCGTCGAATACCTGAAGCACCCGCGCGAAGTCTCCGGCATGCTCTGGCGCGGCTACAAGGGCGCGCTGGTGGGCGGCCTGGCCGTGGTGGGGCTCATCGGTTGGGGCGCCTACGGCCTGTTCGGCCACGCCCAGCCTGATGCGCAACTGAGCTGGTGGCAGATGCCGCTCGCCAGCCTGGCGATCATCGCAATCGCCGTTCTGGCCATACGCGGCACGCTGGGCCACCGCCCGATCAATCCGTCCTCGGTCGCCTACAGTTCGGACGGCATGCTGAACACACTGGCGCTGAATTCGCTCTACAACGTCTTCTACGCCGTCTACAGCATGAAGAACGAAAAGTCCGCCTCGGACGTGTATGGCGGCATGGACGACGACAAGATGCACGGACTGGTCCTGGCGCAGGCCGGCCTGCCCAACCCGCCCGCCAACCCGGACTACCCCAGCCTGCACCGCCAAATGGCCACCCGCAAGACGGCGCGGCCGCTGAACCTGGTGATCATCCTGGAGGAAAGCCTGGGCGCGCAGTATTGCGCCGGCCTGGGCGGCGCCGACCTGACGCCCGAACTGGACGCCCTGGCGCGTGAGGCCTGGACCTTCACCCGTGCCTATGCCACCGGCACCCGCTCGGTGCGCGGGCTGGAAGCAGTGGTCACGGGTTTTCTGCCCACTCCCGCCCAGGCGGTGCTGAAGCTGCCGCGCTCGCAGCGCGGTTTCTTCTCGCTGGCCGACCTGCTCGGACGCCATGGCTACCATTCGCGCTTCATCTACGGCGGCGAATCGCACTTCGACAATATGAAGGGCTTCTTCCTGGGCAACGGCTTCAAGCAGATCGTGGACCGCCCCGATTTCGTGGACCCGGCCTTCGTGGGAACCTGGGGCGCGTCGGATGAAGACATGTTCAACCAGCTGGACCGGCTGCTGCGCGAAGACGGCGACCAGCCCACCTTCACGCTGGCTTTCAGTGTGTCCAACCATTCGCCCTGGGAGTACCCGGCCGGCCGCATCCAGACCGACGGCAACCCCGCCACCGTGGAAAACACCGTGCGCTACGCCGACTGGGCGCTGGGCCGCTTCTTCGAACGCGCCAAGGCCTCTCCGTACTGGGAAAACACCGTGTTCCTGATAGCGGCGGACCACGATTCCCGCGTCTTCGGCGCCAGTCTGGTGCCCGTGCGCCACTTCCATATTCCTGCCGTGATCCTGGGCGCCGGCATCGAGCCGCGGCGCGACGACCGCCTGATCAGCCAGGTCGACCTGGCGCCGACCCTGCTGTCGCTGATAGGCGTGGACACCGAACATCCGATGATCGGCCATGACCTGACCCGCAGCACCCCGGGCCGGGCCATCATGCAGTACGACAACACCTATGGCTACCTGAAGGAAGACGAGCTGCTGGTGATGGCGCCCAACAAGACGCCGCTGCAATACCGCT